The genomic stretch GTAgtaatcagctagccgaattcctcagtctggaaacaaccgcgcagtagagcggacggatgagaatcgcgctccgcagatttcgagtacctaCCGGGTTCTCTATCTCCTGGctcctgcgctccaggttcGCTACCTGGTCAAACTCGACTTCACGGACTAGCGGACTGACATTTATTACCCATTGAACAATCCTCAAGCAGCAGaatttggaaaagaaaaaaattactctatttacatatttatagCTGCCGAAATGCGTAGGGGATTTTCGCTaagttaatttaaaaattatttattagcaAATAAGTGTCCCTTCTTTGGTcaaaaatttaacattttcattcaaatactcacaaattacacaaaaatcaatatttatatCCCCTACGTAATTCGGTAGCTATAGACACGTAGATtaagctgttttttttttctagaatcAAATTTGTACCAGTTACACCGCGTGCCGCATATCTCGCGAGAATGGCTCCAGTGTcgccattttttaatatttgttgataataattttttgcattaCACTTAAATATATGCCTAACAACTTCCTCAAATATTATCATCGTATTACCGAAAGCTGGCTGGCCGAAAACCACTGGATAATTTCCTCATATGCATcccgaaaaattatttgatccGGAGGGTGAATCGATCAGTTGTTAGAATctaaaaaatatgtttcatgAATCAATTGAATTCCTTAAAAGGTATACTCCTTTACACTCGAAAGATGCCGATGTGTCGCATTCCTGTAAATCGAACGAAATCAGTATTAGTTGGACACATTTTCTCGTTAGATTGAAcgaagagcaaaaaaaaaaaaaaaattgcgacaaCGAGTAACTTTTTCTCTCCAAGTATAACCAAATGTCCTCTACTAATTATACTTTCCGggaatctttttttcaacgtgACTTGATTCTTTCGATCAaaggaaggaaaggaaaaaaaactacatttccctgtaaattgaaaacagGTTCCAATGAGAACGCGTGCTCCGCATCCTCCGGTGTTCAACGTAAGGTAATTTTTCGATCCCGGTACCGCATCGACGTAAGATGAGGAGGCAGGCGGCCGTTCAGGGAACCGGTAGCAACTGAAACGACAAGAGTCGTCGGCAGCGGGGGATTCGGTCGGTGTGAGCGGTGCCGAGGGTGGATAGAAAAAGGCGACTGTTCCGGGAACCGCGGTTTCGGTATAATTACCGCAACTTTGTTTACATATAGCCCGGGTTACTGCCGGCGTGGGTGTTAGGACAGCATATGTGTAAACAGCAATAAAACACGTAGTGCGGTCGCGGCTGCTCGCCGGCGCCTCCCCCTCGAAGATGCCTCTTCCCCGATGGGCGGAGCCCGCTCTGTAACTTCCCCGACGAATAAACCACACCGTCCACCCTTCATTAGTGAATTGCTCCCGGAGGTATTCGCCGCCGGGTCCCACCGACGCACGCGGAGAATTCACCAAGAGTCAACCCCGCGTTTCGATTACGGGTCCCAAATCCTCGGTATGCACGATCTGGTTCATCTTCGTCGGTGAAGTTTCGCGCTCGCGGGCCCCGATCGGTCCCACCGGTacgttaaaagaaaaaaaacaaaaacaaacaaatccGAAACATGGACGAGATTTTCGCCTCCGGGTGTCCGGCTCTGACGGGCTACTTCGCCATAAACGGGGCCCCGATCATCGGGGCCCAACCGATGATCAACTCGTCGTACCTCTCGCAGCTGACCTGGGCCTTTCCGATACCCCGGTACAAACCACCCCCGAGGTACGAGAAGCCCCCGTATTCGTACATCGCCCTGATCGCGATGGCGATAAATTCATCGCCGAAACAGCGGCTCACCTTGTCGGGGATATACAGGTTCATCATGGAGAGGTTTCCGTATTATCGGGACAACCGGCAAGGCTGGCAGAACAGCATCAGGCACAATCTTAGCCTGAACGACTGCTTCGTGAAGATACCGCGCGACAAGGCGAACGTCGTCGAGGGTGAACATTGCGGTGGAAAAGGTAGCTATTGGGCGCTGGATCCTTCAGCTAGCGAAATGTTCGAGCATGGGAATTACAGGCGAAGGAGGACTCGGAGGCAAAGAAATTTCTCCCAGCATAAACATCAGGCGAACTCTGCTGCTGGCGTGCCGGTAAGTCGGTTGTCATTTAAGGGTGAATCGGCACGAATCGGAAGAGGATAAACCATCCGAGATATGACAAGCGCCGCGCTATTTGTCCCGAGGAAGTATCGCCGTGAACGCCAACGAATCGGCGTCGCTACTAatcgttaaaatttatcgaTTATATTCTGAGCAAATTCGAATCAGGCAAGCTAATAATAGGGGGGGATCGGGCGAAACTGCTCCCCTAACGAAAACacgattttcaagaaatttcgaGATAACAATTTGTTTCCTTTTGGCCtaaatgtaatttttaacGCGTGGGGGCCGATTTGCTAGGTTGGGTCTGTTTTACACGATCCTCCCGTACGGCTTGTGAACAATAATTCAGCAGACGGAGAGGCGATTCGTTTTGAAATCCAATTAACGATGCCGATCCATTAACTCTTCGATGACACGCTCAATCGCGTCTGTAAGGTTTACAAAAAGTGCAAATTTTTACCAGTCATCGTCAGCGGTTAATTATGTATCGCCAGTTAGAATCgacttcaatttcaatttgttatcAGTGTTTATCCAAGTTCAGAATATCCCGAATCGAAATAGTTAAGAATGAAATTCCAAGAAGTATTCGAAaacctaataataataactgatGAATAACGATTATCGCTTCGGCGATTTCGGCTGATATATTATCGATGAAACACGAACCCCTCGATTTCATTTCAGGCGATTTCCATTGATTTTTACACTATCATGCGactttcatttatttccaATGTTATCCCTGATATCAAGTCTCTTCTGAATATCCTTGACGATTTTCAGCCATTTACGGGTAGTCGGATAAATCGCCAATCGCTGTTGGTAAATTGGAAATCAATAACAGTACGTGGAAAGATCATGGGAATCAGTACCATGTTAATGAATTGAAACCATTTAATGTCTAACGAGACTCGCAAAGATTTTCAtgatttccaatttttatcgCGAGATTTATTCAACGTTATCGTACGTGATTTAAAGTGATTCGCAGTGATTGTTAGTGATTTCAATTATCTCAATTAATTCCTCGCCTCGTATCAAAAAACGTTCACGTTCCTTTGAtctacaattttatttccaactgTCGAATTTATGACTCTTTGAGTCAGCGATccctgtgaaaaaaattttaataagtAGAACTTAAAAATACTTAAGCTTTGCAGGTGGTTTGCATCCAATTTTAACGCTTTTAGACATATTCCGTCCACAATGGAGATCGCCGAAGGTCGCtggaaaagaatttaaaaacatttatctctagagaggaaaaaaaagatttttgtgAATACAGTGCAACAAATGTTTTTTCAccaattacatttttgtacTTATAGCGTTGATTATGTGATGTGAGATAAAAACCTTTTATCAAAGTGTTATTATCTTATTGTTACCTTGTATCGttttaatttgttcaaattcaacTTTATCACATAGTAAGTATGTTATTCTATTCGTACTCACCATCATTGGCACAAATAACATATTTGGTAGAGATTTCTTGAAAAGTTCTACGCTTTTCTTGACTTTCTGTTCAGTGAAATCATTTTTGCAAGGATTGCAAAATGATTGTTTAGTTACtgtaattggaaaaattatcattttaagGTAATACACGCTACATGAATAAAATGCAGCATCAAAGAAATATTGCATTGTCAATAGTAAGATCGTTCAAAGTTGACTACGCGTCATTTAGTTGGGTTGATTTTACTAGACAGGTGCCCGAGCCCATCCAAATAACTTATACTCGTCTTAGATCTTTTgcgagaaagaatttttaacgCGACACAGATAATATTTTCCTACTTCAACAAAATACTTTCTAGATTCAATATGTAACGTGATATTTGATTGCGGTAACCAATTAGTAACTTTCATGACTCGATAAATCTCCCTACACTTTATCCATCGAATGGATTTAGCAATTTGTATGAAACATTTTAGCTGAATCTACCAGAAACTGCTTCGTTATTTTGATAATATCACGAATCAAGTAACTATTATTTCATTAGATTCGTCAAAttaaaatccaaattttttatttataagtatactctattcaataaaatgttgttccttttttcaatctcCAGCAATTGCATGATTAATTTGGGTATTTTGAACGGAACATTGCGTCgctttgaaagaaatttcgacattaaggaattagaaaattttttccgagtGAATGCGTACgaattttctcgaaattttacaaaccTTCCGAAGTTACCGcgtataaagtttgaaaagaaacGTCGTTTCGAGTGAAATGATCAGTGCAACGAAACAATGGTTAAAATGAAGGCAGCACTGGTATCACGTCGTTGATTATTTACAAATCGCCCTGTATTAATAGCTACTATTCAAAGTTAATCTAAAAATCAAGAACAACTTTCCTTCAAAAGATTGCAATGGGAACTtgaggaaaattatttttacattctctTTCACAATTAGACTTACACCCTCAAAATAATACTCATTTCGTATAAGGAGCACTCCACTCACGGTATAAATTAGTATATCATTGACAAATTAGAAGCATTCGATCctacaaattaaataaacaaattacaGGTACAGtcagtacaaaaaaattgactaattTGATCGGCATACTATAAAGTAATACTTAGCAAAAAAGTTGCAGTATATTTCTGTTTCCTTCCATCGCTTAGATAAAGTTTTAGGCGATTAGTTTTGTTGTTTACGTAAAAACTAGTTGAACattttaattactttcaaCGCCACGACGTGCTGGTCTTATTTTCGATTgacttattttcttttttttttcatatccgATAATATTTCTTTCGACATGTTTCACTGCTGTAAGGTGAGAGTAAAACTAGCGTCTTcctaaaatgaaaatgaatctaTGATCGTTTATTTGACAAGTAGAATTTCGAAACCAAATCCTGCATTGTTCGTGTAATCGACCAGACCTTAATTATACCCCGGGTAAGAAGTCCACGATATAAAGACATTCCAGCGTTTGTgtacataattttaattacagtGTTTACAAACAATTTACTATAACGCACCTAGTTCGGAAATATATCTTCCAAAGCGCGTGCCGCAAATTGGTACATGACAATGAACTTTTTACAACAATTACATTCTTCGTGTAACGGTTGGAGAATACGAGCCGACAATGAATGGTTCTTGAAGTTACTAATGTTGGAAAGTTGCTTTGCTCGGCGTTTACTTCTCTTCTATCTAACggcaaaaatcatttcaccTTCACTTTCTTCCGGCGACTAATATAGGCATGATGGacacataattcgtatatgtatgtgtgatgtatgtaggtatatgaGCGCACGGTGTTTTCACCGCCAAGCGCCGACTCGAGGTATGAGCTTCGTAATCATTTCATCTTTCCACCCTATTCGAAATAACAATACCACACAAGTTATGCCAATGTCATTGTTATCCACGTGTTTATGGCACGGAACGCGGTCGCTTCGTTCCTGACAGTGAACATTCGTTActcaattaatcaaatttatcACCTAGATAAACGATATTACCGCAATGCAAGTCGCAGATTCTAACGCCAACATTGTACTCTTAATTAACATTGTATCGAATATAGGTATTCAAAAATTGGAAAGTACAAATGCTTATTAAACTGCAATTACGAACCAAAAATAGTTTAAACAACTGATTTGTATCATTAATATTTCACCACCAGTTTCACCAGCCATGATATTGTTTACAATGTCAAAAATTTCGGATTTAATCACCCCGGGCGAATGTCTCAAAAACTAACagagatacaaaaaaaagtcttATATAACAGTTGCAGGCATTCGAAGGGAAAATGCGATGCAGATACGGTTCGACTTGTGGATTGTGCGATTTCCGAGATTTTGCAAAACGTAATGAACGTTTACATTTCTTACATTTCGCATAAATTCATTGTCTCTCACCTACGCTGAAAACTTTTCCTGGGGATACAAAATTGAGGAGAATTTAAAACgatgtaacatttttcataattttggTTTGGCTCGTACATTAAGATCACAAAGTTTTCAACGTGGGTACCAGACAATAAATGCTTGGAAAGGCTAAGgtaatagaaagaaaaatacaatgattcaaaaaaagtaaaaatttgagaaacagTGTATATATACtgatattgtaattttacTTGACGTTTAAAGAAACCAAGATAAATCCATAGAATTGAGCGCAAACGAAGAATATTCCAGAAAATTGTGACTCGTATATCAAGAGTGCGGTGCCCTGCCAGTTTTCACAattccctgaaaattttttccattttcacaCTTAAACTTTATGAGTTTTCAAACAATTGTCTCAAAGTCtccacaaattttttctatacGTCTCGACGAGCCATTCTGTAACAGAAATACCCTGCATTTCTCCAGTCAATATCTCCTGGGTCCTATGAATTATCCGAGTTACACTGATCGCAGGCTTTCGAAAGTTTGCGAACTTTTCCGTGAAAAGTTAGCCAAGAATAGATTTCCAGTTGAACTGGAGACTCCAATTTTTagagaaatttcacaaaatttatttgtataacTCTGTACGTGTTCCAtacaataatgaaattttcagcaaCACGTAACATCTAGAAATTGATTTCATACGATTGCGACctaattatgaataatataatttttgaaatgtgGTACCCGCTAAATTATTAGCCACTTGCCGATTAGACACCACACTCGGAATTTTTAGAAGTTGCCGGCCCTGAGTGTCGGCATTAGTCGGGTTCTATGAAGTACAGTGCACCTAGCATCGGCGTTATATACAAACAAAGGGCTGATATGCCAGCACTTGCAGAGATACAGAAATAGAATGAACCGCACTAAGCACCACAGTGTATAAAGAAGACGTTTTCCCACCACGTTTGCAATGCTATTGCCGTAATATTGTAATCACAATTATCGAAACAAATCGCCCGAAGCGATCGGTCGAATGTCCACGAATAATCAGTAAACGTCGTGCGAGGATATTACTAACGCATTCCAAGCTAGAATAATTATTCCAtagaaaatcgaaataatcAGTTTCGAAAAGTCTTTCATAAATATTCGATCTGTTGCCATCTATACGTTATCTTTTAAATCCGCTAGATTTTGAGATATCGAGGCAAAATTCCCGCCCTTGGTATTGTTTTCATCCGAACTAATTGAACCGGCTAATCACAAACTCCATTAAATGCACACAATGAATAGTCACAAGAACCactaataatattgaaatgggCAATCACTGGCACAATATTCAAAAAGACGAGAAGTGCGATTAtgaagttttaattttaattggatataataatttctcgGTCAAGAAACattcgatttttatcaattatactAGTTGTATAGTTAAGGACTAGTTTCACCATATAGGacattcatttttaaagattatattcaaattcaatcagCATCGTGCATCTTCTCTACGGGACTGGCTGTAAGTCAAATTACGTCACACagcgagaaatttcattcgttatagTCAATTACTAAAAATTCCGCGGTAAAATGGACATTGTTACAATGAAGATTTAAATATTGTCcgaattacaagaaaatgtgcTACAAGTAACTATTTGGTGTTGTTATAGTTGTCAATTATACTTAATCTTCTGGTTATCGCGCGACATAAAATCTGTTTGTTTGActtgctaatttttttcagtcaaataaggcgttattatcaatttatttgttGCACCAACAATCAAATTACCGCAATTATGGTTAAAAAGAAGTAAAGTACGAGTAACCATAATCGGAAATGAAACACACGCTAGATTTAATGGTTACAGTtacaaaactcattttcattttgtgccCAGAGCTGCAATATGTGTTCGGTAATGGTAAAAAACCACGATATTTAATAACTGTAGGGTAAACTGGAAATTTCTCTCGTTGCATGCAGACGGCttcgtacatatatgtatattttaatcgATAATTGCTAAGGTAAATAGTTCTAGCGGTATCGGATCGTCTGCAGGTGAATTGTCACGACGAGGAACATGCAATGTTTGCCTAATTGTTATATTATGTTTGCCAATATATCAGACAGAAAACATCGATCGAAGCGAGCAACGCTCGGGGGTACAAtttgaattctgaaaaattgctAAGCTGTACGCGAACAATACTCGATACATGAAATTGCTGAACGAATGTTTGTTCGCAGATGAGTCCCGACTTTCTGGTACCGACGTCGACTAGCCGTCTTCAAGAACATTTCGCACCAGAACAAAACTGTAGCGAAGCGCCGCGAAACGTTGCATCAATGTTTGATCAAGATGCGAGAAGAAGAGACGAAACAAAGTATACCAGCCCTCCGGAGCGATGCATCAAGTCGACGATGTTCACGATCGACAACATCCTGAGAAAGTCACCGGCGCCGATTGCCTCCAAGGCGACTTCAGTGACGAACGAACTCATAGAAGATATAAAAATCGAcgataaaaacttttctctgCGGTAGGTGCTGAAGAAGAAACGGAATGACGTAATATCTTCTCAACCTGCGGACACCAATTATTAtctattatttataaaattcaagaattttaCTAGGAATTTGTCAATCTTCGAATTCTTATCGACCAGGTATAAATACTACGGTAAGGAATTGTATGCAAATTTCTGAGGTATCCGCTTTGTGCTGATGGATATGATCGCACACATATGTAGTGATGTATGCTTTCGTATATCAATTTGCATACGCTTATACGCGATCGGAGACAATCTGACCTAAAATACGTAATTTTACATCATCGCTGCATTTTTATAATGAGAATTAATTCGCAATTATCACTGCGATTGAAATTCTTGCAAATTCGTTTGTCCGAAAATTGACGTGTAGAATTTCGTTAAAGTTTGCCATCGTGCCTACTTTTCGTAAGAAAATACCCCGCAATCGtacttgcaaaaaaaaaaaaatcatggaaaACATGCGcgagaattttattaaaatgtcAGAACTGGGAATGAAATGATTGTAGGAAAAATGTCTGAGGATCATATCGCCttcaaatgaatattaaatCGTATTTATTGTATCAGAggttttattaaaatcataaTCACACGTCTCACTGAAATGTCAACATACATTGTTTATGATTCATAAACACATCCATAGCTTATCGTCCATAAATTATCACCGAAATAAAAGAATATCTGGGTTTATAATcgaggacaaaaaaaaaaaaaaaatatatacccGTACAAATATATCTCACAGCTAGGAAAAGCATCACTGGAATAAATATTCCTTCGTTTTTATAGGGTTGTACGTGAAATATTGTTATTTGGCGCAGAAATGTGATTGTAACTAGCACACAATACCCACCGTGAAATAACATCGCTAGGCGAAAACGGTATAACGTTTGCAGTGGATAAAACTCGCGGTTATATACATGTGCGCGGTGGTGTTTAGGGATTATTTAACGACTGTTGCGATCACACATGCCAAtgtttgtttcttcaaagGCGCAGTTCGAAtgttaaatttcaaaacaaaagtAGTTGAACGTCAACATGATTTTCTCGGAAATTCAATAAATCACCCACATCACAGCCTATTCGCCGTGGCAGGGAAGCCGTGCCAcatctctctcgctctctcttgATGTGGATTTAACCGCTTAACCGCCAACATTCTGCCACGCCGCGCCGCCAGAGTTCTCTTCGCACTTTCCTCGTTGCTGGAATAATCCGGGCGTACATCACAGGCGTCGTCGCTGTACAAGATGCAGATAATTACCGGAAGTGAGAATTGTTCGGTAATATTGAACAgagattgttattttttttttttgtagctgTCAAATGTTTTTACATGGATAATATTAGATCACACTCGATAACTCTGGGGTTGGAATAATTCATAACGAAAAATGCTTTTTACAAACATATATTTGGCATTTTAGCGACAACGTCGAAAAAGGTTCAAAAAGTTTTAAACttatgaaattcgaattttataCAAGCATTTTATTAAAACCGTAAAACGAACTCCAAAGATTTGGACTATCTGGAATATCTAAATTTtatagataaattattttgcatATATAATACTTAGTTTTTAATGgaataacattttttcctAAATGTATACCTACAATGCTTTTGTGCTAAAATAAATCCTTAGAAAACGATACCACCCAAATGTATGACTTCGTCAAAATTTAACACACCCCTTTGACAAAACCCTTGCATAACGTCAATTAACACCGGTAATATTTCTAAACAGAGAAAAACAAACT from Neodiprion virginianus isolate iyNeoVirg1 chromosome 3, iyNeoVirg1.1, whole genome shotgun sequence encodes the following:
- the LOC124300029 gene encoding fork head domain-containing protein FD2-like, which codes for MDEIFASGCPALTGYFAINGAPIIGAQPMINSSYLSQLTWAFPIPRYKPPPRYEKPPYSYIALIAMAINSSPKQRLTLSGIYRFIMERFPYYRDNRQGWQNSIRHNLSLNDCFVKIPRDKANVVEGEHCGGKGSYWALDPSASEMFEHGNYRRRRTRRQRNFSQHKHQANSAAGVPMSPDFLVPTSTSRLQEHFAPEQNCSEAPRNVASMFDQDARRRDETKYTSPPERCIKSTMFTIDNILRKSPAPIASKATSVTNELIEDIKIDDKNFSLR